One stretch of Micromonospora echinospora DNA includes these proteins:
- a CDS encoding response regulator, which produces MIRLLLVDDQHLIRAGLRMLCDAQPDLDVVGEADNGRDAITLAARLRPDVVVMDLRMPGVDGITATSRILADRPATRVMVLTTFGDDDHLYPALTAGACGFLLKDAPPADLLDGIRRAAAGDSPFSPEVLRRLVERAVHARAGAPRRTAELTARERDVLDLVADGLSNTEIADRLHIGVTTVKTHITSLMTKTGSPNRVRLALWARGG; this is translated from the coding sequence GTGATCCGGCTGCTGCTGGTCGACGACCAGCACCTCATCCGGGCGGGCCTGCGGATGCTCTGCGACGCCCAGCCCGACCTCGACGTGGTCGGCGAGGCCGACAACGGCCGGGACGCGATCACCCTCGCCGCCCGGCTGCGGCCGGACGTGGTGGTGATGGACCTGCGGATGCCCGGCGTCGACGGCATCACCGCGACCAGCCGGATCCTCGCCGACCGGCCCGCCACCCGGGTCATGGTGCTCACCACGTTCGGCGACGACGACCACCTCTACCCGGCGCTGACCGCGGGCGCCTGCGGGTTCCTGCTCAAGGACGCGCCCCCGGCCGATCTGCTCGACGGCATCCGCCGCGCCGCCGCCGGGGACAGCCCGTTCAGCCCGGAGGTCCTGCGCCGGCTGGTCGAGCGCGCGGTGCACGCCCGCGCCGGCGCGCCCCGGCGCACGGCCGAGCTGACCGCGCGCGAGCGGGACGTGCTGGACCTGGTCGCCGACGGACTGTCGAACACCGAGATCGCCGACCGGCTGCACATCGGCGTGACCACTGTGAAGACGCACATCACCAGCCTGATGACCAAGACCGGCAGCCCCAACCGGGTACGCCTGGCGCTGTGGGCGCGCGGCGGCTGA
- a CDS encoding dienelactone hydrolase family protein: MQPTIVDVPTPDGTADAYLARPDSGGPFPPVLLFMDAFGLRPRVAEMAATIAGRGYVVLAPNLFHRAGRAPLIDLGALADDSRRSALFERIGPMMAALTPDTVARDTAAYLDFLAAQPDVAPGPAAITGYCMGGMNALRAIEALPGRIAAVAAFHAGRVVTDAPDSPHLALGAVTGELYFGHADADPSMTAEQIAVLEKALATAGVTYRSEVYPGARHGYTQSDTPMYDEQATKRHWTALFDLLDRTFGR, translated from the coding sequence GTGCAGCCGACGATCGTCGACGTGCCCACCCCCGACGGAACGGCGGACGCCTACCTGGCGCGGCCGGACTCCGGTGGACCCTTCCCGCCCGTCCTGCTGTTCATGGACGCCTTCGGGCTGCGGCCCCGGGTGGCGGAGATGGCCGCGACGATCGCCGGCCGCGGGTACGTCGTGCTGGCGCCCAACCTGTTCCACCGCGCCGGGCGCGCCCCGCTGATCGACCTCGGCGCGCTCGCCGACGACAGCCGCCGCAGCGCACTGTTCGAGCGGATCGGCCCGATGATGGCCGCGCTGACGCCGGACACGGTGGCCCGGGACACCGCCGCCTACCTGGACTTCCTCGCCGCCCAGCCGGACGTCGCGCCGGGTCCGGCGGCGATCACCGGGTACTGCATGGGCGGCATGAACGCGCTGCGCGCGATCGAGGCGCTTCCGGGCCGGATCGCCGCGGTGGCGGCGTTCCACGCCGGCCGGGTGGTCACCGACGCCCCGGACAGCCCGCACCTGGCCCTCGGCGCGGTGACCGGCGAGCTCTACTTCGGGCACGCCGACGCCGACCCGTCGATGACCGCCGAGCAGATCGCCGTGCTGGAGAAGGCGCTGGCCACGGCCGGTGTCACCTACCGCTCCGAGGTCTACCCCGGCGCCCGTCACGGCTACACCCAGTCGGACACGCCGATGTACGACGAGCAGGCCACGAAGCGGCACTGGACCGCGCTGTTCGACCTGCTCGACCGCACCTTCGGGCGCTGA
- a CDS encoding ATP-binding protein → MDAALVGRDAVVERVWRALAAGTPVLLDGPSGIGKTALWRAVLDHARRTGWRVLSAAPTEAETALPYAALADVLRPLADALPGLPAPQRAAADMVLLTGEHDGAAVDERAVGAATRTLLDTAVTDAPRLLLAVDDPQWLDPPSARALRFALRRLSRWPAVLATHRTGENPPAPVPLGLDDDPTGRHPLLRADVPPLPAPDLHRILQARLGGTLSRPLVERLARDADGNPLLAVELARAVLRLPRPPAHDEDLPVPSSLRRLLAETLRTLPGPSREAVRLAALLTVPDMRDLTAAGVPPGALDAAEDAGLVVVTPSRISFAHPRYAAAVRESIPPGARRRLHAVLARAVADPDERARQLARCAVAPDADVAADLAAAAARQRMRGAAALAADWYARAAELTPPAATADRNRRRLDAVQCRIDSGDYAAAGRAAEAAAAELAGAERGEALLLRALVAWCADDLVTAVRVAEQALAAAGGDGHLAGRIHTHLTMFHDQPEAARAHARAAIARLSDRDDHRPLLTAALLLLFFHEVRAGGEAPTGLLDRALALEAGEPSYLAGSVPAIWWKAVDDHDRARARLHLMLDRAVARGDDPLRHEALTHLGETELLAGRFAEAGTHIAAARDLGEQLGTGLVGESWLAGMLDAHRGRLARAGAAAAGLRRDDDRGDTWSRRLHRQLAGLVALASGEWATAAAAYGSLAADLDGSGIAEPLGQRFEPDWIEACVGAGDLDTAHAALDRLARRHGRLPRPWTTLGLARSRVLLAGATGADPGEALDALAQARAAVPEAVLPLDRARCLLAAGQAYRRVRRRREARAALDAAVAEFDALGASAFADRARAELGRIGARTPAPTTLTATEERVARLAARGQTNRLIADALYISPKTVEANLARVYRKLGIASRAELGAAMGRPPGQ, encoded by the coding sequence ATGGACGCCGCACTGGTCGGCCGCGACGCGGTCGTCGAGCGGGTGTGGCGCGCCCTGGCGGCGGGCACTCCGGTGCTGCTCGACGGTCCCAGCGGCATCGGCAAGACGGCGCTGTGGCGAGCCGTGCTCGACCACGCCCGGCGCACCGGCTGGCGGGTGCTGTCCGCCGCGCCCACCGAGGCCGAGACGGCGCTGCCGTACGCGGCGCTCGCCGACGTGCTCCGCCCGCTGGCCGACGCGCTACCAGGGCTGCCGGCGCCGCAGCGGGCCGCAGCCGACATGGTGCTCCTGACCGGCGAGCACGACGGCGCGGCGGTCGACGAACGAGCAGTGGGCGCCGCCACCCGCACCCTGCTCGACACGGCGGTGACGGATGCGCCTCGCCTCCTGCTCGCCGTCGACGACCCGCAGTGGCTGGACCCGCCGAGCGCCCGGGCGCTGCGGTTCGCGCTGCGCCGGCTGTCCCGGTGGCCCGCCGTCCTGGCCACCCACCGCACCGGCGAGAACCCGCCGGCGCCGGTGCCGCTCGGGCTGGACGACGACCCGACCGGCCGGCACCCGCTGCTGCGCGCCGACGTACCGCCGCTGCCCGCGCCCGACCTGCACCGCATCCTGCAGGCCCGCCTCGGCGGCACGCTCAGCCGCCCGCTCGTCGAGCGGCTGGCGCGTGACGCGGACGGCAACCCGCTGCTCGCCGTGGAACTGGCCCGGGCGGTGCTGCGGCTGCCCCGCCCGCCCGCGCACGACGAAGACCTGCCCGTGCCGTCGTCGCTGCGCCGGCTGCTCGCCGAGACGCTGCGGACGCTGCCCGGCCCGAGCCGGGAGGCGGTACGGCTGGCCGCGTTGCTGACCGTGCCGGACATGCGGGACCTGACGGCGGCGGGCGTACCGCCCGGCGCGCTGGACGCGGCGGAGGACGCTGGGCTGGTCGTGGTCACGCCGAGCCGGATCAGCTTCGCGCACCCCCGGTACGCGGCAGCGGTCCGGGAGAGCATCCCGCCGGGGGCCCGGCGGCGCCTGCACGCGGTGCTCGCCCGAGCGGTCGCCGACCCGGACGAGCGGGCCCGGCAACTGGCCCGGTGCGCGGTCGCGCCGGACGCGGACGTCGCCGCCGACCTGGCCGCCGCGGCGGCCCGGCAGCGGATGCGCGGCGCGGCCGCGCTCGCCGCCGACTGGTACGCGCGGGCGGCCGAGCTGACCCCGCCGGCCGCGACCGCCGACCGCAACCGGCGTCGCCTGGACGCGGTGCAGTGCCGCATCGACAGCGGGGACTACGCGGCGGCCGGCCGGGCCGCCGAGGCCGCGGCCGCGGAGCTGGCCGGCGCCGAGCGGGGTGAGGCGCTGCTGCTGCGCGCGCTCGTCGCCTGGTGCGCCGACGACCTGGTCACCGCCGTGCGGGTGGCCGAGCAGGCGCTCGCCGCGGCCGGAGGGGACGGGCACCTGGCCGGGCGGATCCACACGCATCTGACGATGTTCCACGACCAGCCGGAGGCCGCGCGGGCGCACGCGCGGGCGGCGATCGCCCGGCTCTCCGACCGCGACGACCACCGCCCGCTGCTCACCGCCGCGCTGCTGCTGCTCTTCTTCCACGAGGTACGCGCCGGCGGAGAGGCGCCGACCGGGCTGCTCGACCGGGCGCTGGCGCTGGAGGCCGGCGAACCGTCCTACCTGGCCGGTTCGGTGCCGGCGATCTGGTGGAAGGCCGTCGACGACCACGACCGGGCGCGGGCCCGGCTGCACCTGATGCTGGATCGGGCGGTGGCGCGCGGGGACGACCCGCTGCGGCACGAGGCGCTCACCCACCTCGGCGAGACGGAACTGCTGGCCGGGCGTTTCGCCGAGGCCGGTACGCACATCGCCGCCGCCCGCGACCTGGGTGAGCAGCTGGGCACGGGCCTGGTGGGCGAGAGTTGGCTGGCCGGCATGCTCGACGCGCACCGTGGCCGGCTGGCGCGGGCGGGCGCCGCCGCGGCCGGACTGCGCCGCGACGACGACCGCGGCGACACCTGGAGCCGCCGGCTGCACCGCCAGCTCGCCGGGCTGGTGGCGCTCGCCTCGGGCGAATGGGCCACGGCCGCGGCGGCGTACGGCTCGCTCGCGGCCGACCTGGACGGTTCGGGCATCGCCGAGCCGCTGGGGCAGCGGTTCGAGCCGGACTGGATCGAGGCGTGCGTGGGCGCCGGTGACCTGGACACCGCGCACGCGGCGCTGGACCGGCTGGCCCGGCGGCACGGGCGGCTGCCGCGACCGTGGACGACGCTCGGGCTGGCCCGCAGCCGGGTGCTGCTGGCCGGCGCGACGGGAGCGGACCCGGGCGAGGCGCTGGACGCGCTGGCGCAGGCCCGGGCCGCCGTGCCGGAGGCGGTGCTGCCGCTGGACCGGGCCCGCTGCCTGCTCGCCGCCGGCCAGGCGTACCGGCGGGTGCGTCGCCGGCGGGAGGCGCGGGCGGCGCTCGACGCGGCGGTGGCCGAGTTCGACGCCCTCGGCGCGTCCGCCTTCGCCGACCGGGCGCGGGCGGAGCTGGGCCGCATCGGCGCCCGCACCCCGGCCCCGACGACGCTCACCGCGACGGAGGAGCGGGTGGCCCGGCTCGCCGCCCGGGGGCAGACGAACCGGCTCATCGCCGACGCGCTCTACATCAGCCCGAAGACGGTCGAGGCGAACCTGGCCCGGGTCTACCGCAAGCTGGGCATCGCCAGCCGCGCCGAACTGGGCGCGGCGATGGGGCGGCCACCCGGGCAGTGA
- a CDS encoding RraA family protein → MDIRHSVPAARFAALTTAHVADACLRAGVEVRCAPAAVRPVLPGRRLVGRVRPARHVGSVDVFLEAIEQAADGDVLVVDDDGRTDRACVGDLVVLEARAAGLAGLVVWGAHRDTADLVAVGLPVFSLGATPSGPLELEPRPDGALAQARVGSFTVGPGDLALADDDGVLFVPADRAGELFDLAESIRDTERRQADRIRAGESLRSQVGFAAYLTARAADPALTFRAHLRAVGGAIEE, encoded by the coding sequence ATGGACATCCGTCACAGCGTCCCGGCCGCGCGGTTCGCCGCGCTGACCACCGCTCACGTCGCCGACGCCTGCCTTCGCGCCGGCGTCGAGGTCCGCTGCGCCCCGGCCGCCGTGCGCCCGGTGCTGCCCGGGCGGCGGCTGGTCGGCCGGGTCCGCCCGGCCCGGCACGTGGGCAGCGTGGACGTCTTCCTCGAGGCGATCGAGCAGGCCGCCGACGGTGACGTGCTCGTCGTCGATGACGACGGGCGCACCGACCGGGCCTGCGTCGGCGACCTGGTGGTGCTGGAGGCGCGGGCCGCCGGGCTGGCCGGCCTGGTGGTGTGGGGCGCGCACCGCGACACCGCAGACCTGGTGGCGGTCGGGCTGCCGGTGTTCAGCCTCGGCGCCACCCCGAGCGGGCCGCTGGAGCTGGAGCCGCGCCCGGACGGGGCGCTGGCACAGGCGCGGGTCGGGTCGTTCACCGTCGGCCCGGGGGACCTGGCCCTGGCCGACGACGACGGCGTGCTGTTCGTGCCGGCGGACCGGGCCGGGGAGCTGTTCGACCTGGCCGAGTCCATCCGGGACACCGAGCGGCGGCAGGCCGACCGGATCCGGGCCGGGGAGTCGCTGCGGTCGCAGGTCGGGTTCGCCGCCTACCTGACGGCCCGCGCGGCCGACCCGGCGCTGACGTTCCGGGCGCACCTGCGCGCGGTGGGCGGCGCGATCGAGGAGTGA
- a CDS encoding diacylglycerol/lipid kinase family protein, with the protein MRTKRELTTAIRERRRAALVVNAHSRRGRRLYDTVHARLRAAGFALLGAYPVERPGELDRVLAEAADLGPDLLVTGGGDGTVGAAARLLAHRDIAMGLLPLGTTNNFARTVGVPLDLDAAIGVLTGGKVIDVDLGLIGDTRFTNHVGIGLSADIMQAAPPGLKRVAGRLAYPMTGLGLLARHRPLVVTVRAEGREHTFTTHQVYVANGGFHAGRPITADATADDRLLVAYPVGGPTRRGLLRETARNAAAGHRRTLGDEPFLAVRQLWLETDRPARIEVDGEPYGQTPVRVGLDPNALRLMARADSPDH; encoded by the coding sequence GTGCGGACCAAGCGGGAGCTGACCACGGCGATCCGGGAACGACGGCGGGCGGCGCTCGTGGTAAACGCCCACTCCCGCCGGGGCCGGCGGCTCTACGACACCGTCCATGCGCGCCTGCGCGCGGCCGGTTTCGCGCTGCTCGGCGCGTACCCGGTGGAGCGGCCCGGCGAACTGGACCGGGTGCTCGCCGAGGCCGCCGACCTCGGGCCGGACCTGCTGGTCACCGGCGGCGGCGACGGCACCGTCGGCGCGGCAGCCCGGCTGCTCGCCCACCGGGACATCGCGATGGGCCTGCTGCCGCTGGGCACCACTAACAACTTCGCCCGCACCGTCGGCGTCCCGCTCGACCTGGACGCCGCGATCGGCGTCCTCACCGGCGGGAAGGTGATCGACGTCGACCTGGGCCTGATCGGCGACACCAGGTTCACCAACCACGTCGGGATCGGGCTGTCCGCCGACATCATGCAGGCCGCGCCACCGGGGCTGAAGCGGGTCGCCGGGCGGCTCGCGTATCCGATGACCGGGTTGGGACTGCTGGCCCGGCACCGGCCGCTGGTCGTGACGGTCCGCGCCGAGGGCCGCGAGCACACGTTCACCACGCACCAGGTGTACGTGGCCAACGGCGGCTTCCACGCCGGCCGCCCGATCACCGCCGACGCCACCGCCGACGACCGGCTGCTGGTCGCGTACCCGGTGGGCGGGCCGACCCGGCGCGGGCTGCTGCGCGAGACGGCGCGCAACGCGGCGGCCGGCCACCGCCGCACGCTCGGCGACGAGCCGTTCCTGGCGGTACGCCAGTTGTGGCTGGAGACCGACCGGCCGGCCCGCATCGAGGTCGACGGCGAGCCGTACGGGCAGACCCCGGTCCGCGTCGGCCTGGACCCGAACGCGTTGCGGCTGATGGCGCGGGCCGACAGCCCGGACCACTGA
- a CDS encoding DUF2267 domain-containing protein yields the protein MDQDQFIGAVAQRCGASAEQATAITRATLTTLAERIDGGEARDLADQLPEALRAYAFGPAEAAEPFGIDVFVERVSGRADVDVDAARDGVTAVFDVLRDAVDPAAYAQVVGQLPAEYGDVADQSAPYVRRTA from the coding sequence ATGGACCAGGATCAGTTCATCGGCGCGGTGGCCCAGCGGTGCGGCGCGTCCGCGGAGCAGGCCACGGCGATCACCCGGGCGACGTTGACGACGCTGGCCGAGCGGATCGACGGCGGGGAGGCCCGCGACCTGGCCGACCAGCTGCCCGAGGCGCTGCGGGCCTACGCGTTCGGCCCGGCCGAGGCCGCCGAGCCGTTCGGGATCGACGTGTTCGTGGAGCGGGTGAGCGGCCGCGCCGACGTGGACGTGGACGCCGCCCGGGACGGGGTCACCGCGGTGTTCGACGTGCTGCGCGACGCCGTCGACCCGGCTGCGTACGCGCAGGTCGTCGGGCAACTGCCGGCCGAGTACGGCGACGTGGCCGACCAGAGCGCCCCGTACGTGCGGCGCACGGCGTGA
- a CDS encoding sugar ABC transporter permease, translated as MSQPAVPQATVPAPQPTQPSRRAPALIGLALIVPAVIAWVWSYVLPTLSTVARSFEGDGLRRPYESAGVRNYEVAFTSGFVGQVGFAVLLSLIPLAVALLAAPLLAVLADRAGRVARLVTRGVLALPLAAYAPVAVYLGRRAENIESGTYTENLQSPRTFLVSALAQVTFGLVVAVAATLYLSALRRREPDQRPAPAMLAVGGLLGLGVLAAGLQTFTAPYILTGGGPRGDYTATPVFSIAQTSFRTLRLGVGSATSTLLLVLLGLLGLAAVALILATRLRIEFDGWRDRPAVREAESYSGRRPLLVGLTAVALVVVIGVTVWASSPWLRNLSSDTGPLPRGVETSNLFANTWVPPLLSTLVAVGLAALAGFGIGALRPLGRWSELLLVPFAPWLFVGAGPLAIANFERTMEREQLGLFLGLVPPTWLSVPALFAFTLLFRGQHERWRSGGGVGRTLLLPALPMLAVTALPTWLAHAQSPLWTTLVGKGPDSLTAPVLVQMVASRAFGAGGELPLGLILPLPMLILFVVLFVALMVGYVDRLAIRVGRRSGADAPPAGAGGPVGKVTA; from the coding sequence ATGAGCCAGCCGGCAGTGCCACAGGCGACAGTGCCAGCGCCCCAGCCCACCCAGCCGAGCCGGCGGGCGCCGGCCCTGATCGGGCTGGCGCTGATCGTCCCGGCAGTGATCGCCTGGGTCTGGTCGTACGTCCTGCCCACCCTGTCCACTGTGGCCCGCAGCTTCGAGGGTGACGGGCTGCGCCGTCCGTACGAATCGGCGGGTGTGCGGAACTACGAGGTCGCCTTCACCTCCGGGTTCGTCGGACAGGTCGGGTTCGCGGTGCTGCTCAGCCTGATCCCGCTGGCGGTGGCGCTGCTCGCCGCGCCGCTGCTCGCCGTCCTCGCCGACCGGGCCGGCCGGGTCGCCCGCCTGGTCACCCGGGGCGTGCTGGCGCTGCCGCTCGCCGCGTACGCGCCGGTCGCCGTGTACCTCGGCCGACGCGCCGAGAACATCGAGAGCGGCACCTACACCGAGAATCTGCAGTCCCCCCGGACGTTCCTCGTCTCGGCGCTGGCACAGGTGACGTTCGGGCTGGTCGTCGCGGTAGCCGCGACTCTGTACCTGAGCGCCCTGCGCCGCCGCGAGCCCGACCAGCGGCCCGCGCCCGCCATGCTGGCCGTCGGCGGGCTGCTCGGCTTGGGCGTTCTCGCCGCCGGCCTGCAGACCTTCACCGCCCCGTACATCCTGACCGGCGGCGGACCGCGCGGCGACTACACGGCGACGCCGGTGTTCAGCATCGCGCAGACCTCGTTCCGGACGTTGCGCCTGGGCGTCGGATCGGCCACGTCGACCCTGCTGCTGGTGCTGCTCGGGCTGCTCGGGCTGGCCGCGGTGGCGCTCATCCTGGCCACCCGGCTGCGCATCGAGTTCGACGGCTGGCGGGACCGCCCGGCCGTCCGGGAGGCGGAGTCCTACTCCGGCCGCCGGCCGCTGTTGGTCGGGCTGACCGCTGTCGCGCTCGTCGTCGTCATCGGCGTCACCGTCTGGGCGTCGTCGCCGTGGCTGCGGAACCTCTCCTCCGACACCGGGCCCCTGCCCAGGGGAGTCGAGACGTCGAACCTGTTCGCCAACACCTGGGTGCCGCCGCTGCTGTCCACGCTCGTCGCGGTGGGGCTCGCGGCGCTGGCCGGATTCGGGATCGGCGCGCTGCGACCGCTCGGACGCTGGAGCGAACTGCTGCTGGTGCCGTTCGCGCCCTGGTTGTTCGTCGGTGCCGGCCCGCTGGCCATCGCCAATTTCGAACGCACAATGGAGCGCGAACAGCTGGGCCTGTTCCTCGGCCTGGTGCCGCCGACCTGGCTGTCGGTGCCCGCGCTGTTCGCGTTCACGCTGCTGTTCCGGGGCCAGCACGAGCGGTGGCGTTCCGGCGGCGGCGTCGGCCGTACGCTGCTGCTGCCGGCGTTGCCGATGCTTGCCGTGACAGCGTTGCCGACCTGGCTGGCGCACGCCCAGTCACCACTGTGGACGACGCTGGTGGGCAAGGGGCCCGACAGCCTCACCGCTCCCGTGCTGGTGCAGATGGTCGCCAGCCGCGCCTTCGGCGCCGGGGGTGAGCTTCCGCTGGGCCTGATCCTGCCGCTGCCGATGCTGATCCTGTTCGTGGTGCTGTTCGTCGCGCTCATGGTCGGCTACGTGGATCGGCTCGCCATCCGGGTGGGGCGGCGCAGCGGCGCGGACGCGCCGCCCGCCGGTGCGGGCGGGCCCGTCGGCAAGGTCACCGCATAG